Proteins from one Candidatus Anoxymicrobium japonicum genomic window:
- a CDS encoding DNA-binding protein — MRQLADWKADVEEVVFPGKICVPYSWTVGSTLSKWYVQLRDDGEIWANRCPSCGKVYVPPKIKCIDCYKDMNDWIKLPGTGVIETYTVVHYNEPTIHPKKAPFVYGVIKMDGADTGLVHLIGGVDPEKVKVGMRVKAVLAKERDGNIMDIKHFKPIA, encoded by the coding sequence GTGAGGCAGTTGGCTGATTGGAAGGCCGATGTGGAAGAGGTCGTTTTCCCGGGAAAGATTTGCGTGCCATACTCGTGGACTGTCGGCAGCACCCTGAGCAAGTGGTACGTCCAGCTCAGGGATGACGGCGAGATCTGGGCGAACCGCTGTCCGTCCTGCGGCAAGGTGTATGTTCCTCCCAAGATCAAGTGTATCGATTGTTACAAGGACATGAACGACTGGATCAAGTTGCCCGGCACGGGCGTTATAGAGACTTACACGGTCGTGCATTACAACGAACCCACGATACATCCGAAGAAGGCGCCTTTCGTGTACGGGGTCATAAAGATGGACGGCGCCGACACCGGACTTGTTCACCTGATCGGCGGGGTAGATCCTGAAAAGGTGAAGGTGGGCATGCGGGTGAAGGCCGTACTGGCGAAAGAGCGTGACGGGAACATCATGGATATCAAGCACTTCAAGCCGATTGCTTGA
- a CDS encoding propanoyl-CoA acyltransferase, with the protein MERVAVIGVGQTKYESGKREMFHELVWEVASKAVADAGISIQDVENVVSVSSDFWDGRTISSMAISDASGAYNKDITTVEGDGTFGVLYGMMRILSGSFGTTLVVAHHKGTESNINGITNTAFDPLVERKLGLDAISSAALQARRYMTVSGGSEEQFALVSVKNHGNAMRNPFAQLPMEITVQDVMNSPMLASPLKKLDCSPVTDGAAAVILAAERNAKKLTTNKKRVWLNGVGHITDAYRLGDRDLANTRALKKAAKKAYSMAGVTADDIDVAEIYDAFSYMEPLWLEGLGFCEDGRGPEMEERGAFNRDGKLPVNPSGGRLSANPVQVAGLACVIECVLQLRGEAGKRQVKGAGTALAHGINGMCGQSHCVWILGK; encoded by the coding sequence TTGGAAAGAGTAGCAGTTATTGGAGTCGGGCAGACAAAGTACGAAAGCGGCAAGCGCGAGATGTTTCACGAGCTTGTGTGGGAAGTGGCCAGCAAAGCCGTTGCTGACGCCGGGATATCCATTCAAGACGTCGAGAACGTCGTCTCGGTATCAAGTGACTTCTGGGATGGGCGTACAATCTCGTCCATGGCTATTTCGGATGCGTCGGGGGCGTACAACAAGGACATCACTACGGTAGAAGGCGACGGAACTTTCGGCGTTCTCTACGGGATGATGCGAATCCTCTCGGGTTCATTCGGAACCACGCTTGTAGTTGCCCACCACAAGGGAACCGAGAGCAACATAAATGGGATAACGAACACAGCCTTTGACCCTCTGGTCGAGCGAAAGCTCGGGCTTGACGCTATCAGTTCGGCGGCTCTTCAGGCGCGCAGGTACATGACCGTGTCGGGCGGGAGCGAGGAGCAGTTCGCTCTTGTTTCCGTGAAGAATCACGGCAACGCGATGCGAAACCCGTTCGCGCAGTTGCCGATGGAGATTACAGTCCAGGACGTCATGAACTCGCCGATGCTCGCGAGTCCGCTGAAGAAACTGGATTGCTCACCGGTCACAGACGGCGCGGCGGCGGTAATACTGGCGGCGGAGCGTAATGCGAAGAAGTTGACAACCAACAAGAAGAGAGTGTGGCTGAACGGCGTGGGGCACATCACGGACGCGTATCGCCTCGGCGACCGGGACCTCGCGAATACGCGCGCGCTCAAGAAAGCCGCAAAGAAGGCTTACTCGATGGCCGGCGTCACTGCTGACGACATCGACGTGGCTGAGATTTACGACGCGTTCTCTTACATGGAGCCGCTCTGGCTAGAGGGACTTGGCTTCTGCGAGGACGGCCGTGGCCCGGAGATGGAAGAGCGCGGCGCGTTCAATCGCGACGGCAAGCTACCGGTCAACCCATCGGGCGGCAGGCTTTCCGCCAACCCGGTGCAGGTCGCCGGGCTGGCGTGCGTGATCGAGTGCGTTCTGCAGCTTCGAGGTGAGGCCGGGAAACGCCAGGTGAAAGGGGCCGGAACAGCGCTCGCGCACGGCATCAACGGCATGTGCGGCCAGTCCCATTGCGTCTGGATACTTGGAAAGTAG
- a CDS encoding propanoyl-CoA acyltransferase, with translation MGKRVGIVGVGQTHHASRRLDASGVELIAEAVTRGLDDAGITLDDVDAIVIGNMDHFENINYVDMWATDGLGSFMKPVFKVTTGGTTGTTVAAAAYYSAASGLFDVVMAVGWEKNSESDTQAAIATCANPVLERDPFAGAIGPLATEYSMYMEAYGATEEDAAICAARDRNNALNNPYAHNRMHVTVEDVMNSPMLSYPVKFLDMCPRSDGACAVIFAGEEKAKKLAPQPAWVHASVVRHDYTHFGDLEWQWMPTLERATLQAYKYAGITNPLKELDVAELYMPCATTAVKWLDSFWFCQRGQAPKLVRSGATHMDGILPINPSGGVISTNPIGATALIRVGEAAWQIMGRAGDRQVPNVKKALATGFGGCSWSDVFILGADLP, from the coding sequence ATGGGAAAAAGAGTAGGAATAGTCGGGGTCGGACAGACCCATCATGCCTCCCGCAGGCTGGACGCCTCGGGCGTCGAGCTTATCGCGGAGGCCGTTACCAGAGGCCTTGACGACGCGGGCATAACACTGGACGACGTTGACGCGATAGTCATCGGCAACATGGATCACTTTGAGAATATCAACTACGTCGATATGTGGGCGACTGACGGGCTCGGTTCCTTTATGAAGCCGGTCTTCAAAGTTACCACCGGCGGCACGACAGGCACGACGGTCGCGGCGGCGGCTTATTACAGCGCGGCTTCCGGGCTATTCGATGTTGTCATGGCGGTTGGCTGGGAAAAGAACTCCGAGTCGGACACGCAGGCCGCGATCGCCACCTGCGCGAACCCAGTTCTCGAGCGCGACCCATTTGCCGGCGCCATTGGGCCACTGGCCACCGAGTACTCGATGTACATGGAAGCGTATGGCGCGACGGAAGAGGACGCGGCTATCTGCGCGGCCCGTGACCGCAACAACGCGCTCAATAATCCGTACGCCCACAACCGCATGCACGTCACGGTCGAAGACGTAATGAACTCGCCGATGCTCTCGTACCCTGTGAAGTTTCTGGACATGTGCCCGCGATCAGACGGCGCATGCGCGGTAATTTTCGCCGGGGAAGAAAAAGCGAAGAAGCTCGCTCCTCAACCCGCCTGGGTGCACGCGTCGGTGGTGCGCCACGACTACACGCACTTTGGCGATCTAGAGTGGCAGTGGATGCCGACTCTCGAGAGGGCAACTTTGCAGGCGTACAAGTATGCCGGCATCACGAACCCGCTGAAGGAGCTGGACGTCGCCGAGCTTTACATGCCTTGCGCGACCACGGCGGTCAAGTGGCTTGACTCGTTCTGGTTCTGCCAGAGAGGCCAGGCGCCCAAGCTTGTTCGCAGCGGCGCCACTCACATGGACGGGATCCTGCCGATCAACCCGTCGGGCGGTGTTATCTCCACAAACCCGATCGGAGCGACAGCGCTCATCCGCGTGGGCGAAGCCGCATGGCAAATAATGGGCAGAGCAGGCGATAGGCAGGTGCCAAACGTCAAGAAGGCGCTGGCTACGGGCTTTGGCGGTTGCAGCTGGTCGGACGTGTTCATCCTGGGCGCGGATCTACCATAA